A genomic region of Garciella nitratireducens DSM 15102 contains the following coding sequences:
- a CDS encoding type Z 30S ribosomal protein S14 — MAKKSMIVKQQKKPKYSTRAYNRCRICGRPHGYLRKYGICRICFRELAYKGEIPGVKKASW, encoded by the coding sequence GTGGCAAAAAAATCAATGATTGTTAAACAACAAAAAAAGCCTAAATATTCTACAAGGGCTTATAATAGATGTCGAATTTGTGGAAGACCCCATGGATATTTGAGAAAATACGGAATATGTAGAATTTGTTTTAGAGAATTAGCATATAAAGGTGAAATACCTGGTGTTAAAAAAGCAAGTTGGTAG
- the rplR gene encoding 50S ribosomal protein L18 gives MINKPNRNEERKRRHLRVRRKISGNSQKPRLNVYRSAKNIYAQIIDDVNGNTLVAASSLDQQIKDQVNYGGNKEAAKLVGKLIGERAIEKGIKEVVFDRGGYIYHGRVKELAEGAREAGLKF, from the coding sequence TTGATTAATAAGCCAAATAGAAATGAAGAAAGAAAAAGACGTCATCTAAGAGTAAGAAGAAAAATCAGTGGGAATTCTCAAAAACCACGTTTGAATGTTTATAGAAGTGCAAAAAATATTTATGCGCAAATTATTGATGATGTAAATGGCAATACATTGGTTGCAGCTTCTTCCTTAGACCAGCAAATAAAGGATCAAGTAAATTATGGCGGGAATAAAGAAGCGGCAAAACTTGTTGGAAAATTGATAGGAGAAAGAGCCATAGAAAAAGGGATCAAAGAAGTAGTCTTTGATCGTGGTGGGTATATCTACCATGGAAGAGTAAAAGAATTAGCAGAGGGAGCTAGAGAAGCTGGCTTAAAGTTTTAA
- the rpsH gene encoding 30S ribosomal protein S8, translating into MVMSDPIADMLTRIRNANNVKHDTVEIPASNEKMAIANILLDEGFIKDVEFIEDGKQGIIKITLKYGKNKEKVITGLKRISKPGLRVYAKKDEVPKVLGGLGIAILSTSQGVITDKVARAKGIGGEVLCYVW; encoded by the coding sequence ATGGTTATGAGCGATCCTATTGCAGATATGTTAACCCGTATTCGAAATGCGAATAATGTGAAGCATGATACGGTGGAAATTCCTGCTTCAAATGAAAAAATGGCAATTGCAAATATTCTTTTAGATGAGGGTTTCATAAAAGATGTAGAATTTATAGAGGATGGGAAACAAGGGATTATCAAAATCACTTTAAAATATGGAAAAAACAAAGAAAAAGTAATCACGGGTTTAAAAAGAATTTCTAAGCCTGGATTAAGAGTATATGCGAAAAAAGATGAGGTTCCTAAAGTATTAGGTGGATTAGGAATTGCAATTTTATCTACATCACAGGGGGTTATCACTGATAAAGTTGCAAGAGCGAAAGGTATTGGTGGAGAAGTACTTTGTTATGTATGGTAA
- the rplE gene encoding 50S ribosomal protein L5, producing MPRIKEKYNNEVAPALMEKFNYKSIMEIPKLEKVVINMGIGEAKDNPKALEAAIEDLTMITGQKPVVTRAKKSISNFKIREGMAIGAKVTLRGNKMYEFIDKLFNVALPRVRDFRGVSTKSFDGRGNYSLGIKEQLIFPEIEYDKIDKVRGMDIIFVTTAKNDEESRELLRLLGMPFSK from the coding sequence ATGCCAAGAATAAAAGAGAAATATAACAATGAAGTTGCACCAGCATTGATGGAAAAATTTAATTATAAAAGTATTATGGAAATCCCAAAACTTGAAAAAGTTGTTATTAATATGGGAATAGGGGAAGCCAAAGATAATCCTAAGGCTTTAGAAGCAGCTATTGAAGACTTAACCATGATTACCGGGCAGAAACCAGTGGTTACCAGGGCAAAAAAATCTATTTCAAATTTTAAAATTCGTGAAGGAATGGCAATAGGTGCAAAAGTTACATTACGAGGAAATAAGATGTATGAATTCATAGATAAGTTATTTAATGTGGCTCTTCCAAGAGTACGAGATTTTAGAGGGGTTTCCACAAAATCTTTTGATGGAAGAGGAAATTATTCTTTAGGAATTAAGGAACAGCTCATTTTTCCTGAAATTGAATATGACAAAATAGATAAAGTAAGAGGAATGGATATTATCTTTGTTACAACGGCAAAAAACGATGAAGAATCTAGAGAATTGCTTAGACTATTAGGAATGCCTTTTAGTAAGTAA
- the rplO gene encoding 50S ribosomal protein L15: MKLHELRPAKGSTKKNKRKGRGTATGQGKTAGRGQGGQKSRSGGGVRVGFEGGQMPLVRRLPKRGFHNKFSKEYAIVSLEDLNCFEDGTEVTPELLIQEGIIKKQLDGVKVLANGELNKKLVVKVQKVSKSAAEKIEAAGGKVEVI; the protein is encoded by the coding sequence ATGAAATTACATGAATTACGACCAGCAAAAGGATCTACTAAGAAAAACAAAAGAAAAGGTCGTGGAACTGCTACAGGACAAGGAAAGACAGCAGGCAGAGGACAAGGCGGTCAAAAATCTCGTTCTGGTGGAGGAGTAAGAGTGGGTTTTGAAGGAGGGCAAATGCCTTTAGTCAGAAGATTACCAAAGCGAGGATTTCATAATAAATTTTCTAAAGAGTATGCTATTGTAAGCCTTGAGGACTTAAATTGTTTTGAAGATGGTACCGAAGTTACACCAGAACTTCTTATTCAGGAAGGAATTATTAAAAAACAATTAGACGGTGTAAAAGTATTAGCTAATGGAGAATTAAATAAAAAGCTTGTAGTAAAGGTACAAAAGGTGAGTAAGTCTGCTGCTGAGAAAATTGAAGCTGCAGGAGGAAAGGTAGAGGTGATTTAA
- the rplX gene encoding 50S ribosomal protein L24 — MANKKVHVKKGDMVVVISGKDKGKKGKVLKVIPSENRVVVEGVNMITKHVKPSPKMQQGGIIHQEGKIHASNVMYYCPKDKMGVRTGVKFLEDGTKVRYCKKCGETIND, encoded by the coding sequence TATGGTTGTAGTAATATCTGGAAAGGATAAAGGAAAAAAAGGTAAGGTATTGAAAGTAATACCTTCTGAAAATAGAGTGGTTGTAGAAGGAGTAAATATGATTACCAAACATGTAAAGCCTTCTCCTAAAATGCAACAAGGCGGGATTATTCATCAAGAAGGAAAAATCCATGCTTCTAATGTAATGTATTATTGCCCCAAAGATAAAATGGGAGTACGAACCGGAGTTAAATTTTTAGAAGATGGAACAAAAGTAAGATATTGTAAAAAATGTGGAGAAACCATTAACGATTAA
- the rpsE gene encoding 30S ribosomal protein S5, whose product MQRIDASTLDLEERVVSINRVTKVVKGGRNFRFSCLVVVGDKNGHVGVGTGKAMEIPDAIRKGIEDAKKNLIYVPMVNTTIPHETIGESGAGKVLLKPAKQGTGVIAGGPVRAVLELAGIRDIRTKSLGSNNARNMVNATITGLSQLTTVEKVAKLRGKSIEEILG is encoded by the coding sequence ATGCAACGTATTGACGCAAGTACTTTAGATTTAGAGGAAAGAGTTGTTTCCATAAATCGTGTTACAAAAGTTGTAAAAGGCGGTAGAAATTTTAGATTTAGTTGCCTTGTTGTTGTAGGAGATAAAAATGGTCATGTGGGCGTTGGTACAGGAAAAGCGATGGAAATTCCAGATGCAATACGAAAAGGGATTGAAGATGCGAAAAAGAATTTAATTTATGTACCAATGGTAAATACAACGATACCCCATGAAACTATAGGAGAGTCTGGAGCTGGTAAAGTATTATTAAAACCAGCAAAACAAGGTACTGGTGTTATTGCAGGAGGGCCTGTACGTGCTGTATTAGAACTTGCTGGAATTCGTGATATTCGAACAAAATCTTTAGGATCTAATAATGCTAGAAACATGGTAAATGCAACTATAACAGGTTTATCCCAATTGACTACCGTAGAAAAAGTAGCGAAATTAAGAGGTAAATCCATAGAAGAGATATTAGGTTAG
- the rpmD gene encoding 50S ribosomal protein L30, with protein sequence MAKLSITLVRSKIGKKKDQIATVEALGLKKIGQTVVKEDTPQIRGMIHKVQHMVNVEEV encoded by the coding sequence TTGGCTAAACTAAGTATTACATTAGTAAGAAGTAAAATAGGAAAGAAAAAAGATCAAATTGCTACTGTAGAAGCCTTAGGTTTGAAAAAAATTGGGCAAACAGTAGTGAAGGAAGATACACCACAAATTAGAGGGATGATTCATAAGGTTCAACACATGGTGAACGTTGAAGAAGTATAA
- the rplF gene encoding 50S ribosomal protein L6, whose protein sequence is MSRIGRLPVVLPNGVEAKLDGNTLTIKGPKGQLVKTFHKDMKITIQDNQIVVERPTENKLHKSLHGLTRSLIQNMVDGVSKGFEKTLEINGVGYRAQKQGKKLILNLGYSHPIEMEDPEGITVEVPSNTKIIVKGIDKELVGAHAANIRKQREPEPYKGKGIKYENEVIRRKEGKAGK, encoded by the coding sequence ATGTCAAGAATTGGTAGATTACCTGTTGTTCTTCCCAATGGAGTAGAAGCAAAATTAGATGGAAATACTTTAACAATAAAAGGACCAAAGGGACAATTGGTAAAGACATTCCATAAAGATATGAAAATAACAATACAAGATAACCAAATTGTAGTAGAAAGACCTACAGAAAATAAATTGCACAAATCCTTACATGGGTTAACTCGTTCATTAATTCAAAATATGGTTGATGGAGTTAGTAAGGGATTTGAAAAAACATTAGAGATTAATGGTGTTGGATATAGAGCACAAAAGCAAGGAAAAAAATTAATTTTAAATTTAGGATATTCTCATCCTATTGAAATGGAGGATCCAGAAGGGATCACAGTAGAAGTTCCTTCTAATACAAAAATTATTGTTAAAGGAATTGATAAAGAATTGGTAGGTGCTCACGCAGCCAATATTAGAAAACAAAGAGAACCTGAGCCTTATAAAGGAAAAGGAATCAAATATGAAAATGAAGTTATAAGACGTAAAGAAGGAAAAGCAGGTAAGTAG